One genomic window of Conger conger chromosome 7, fConCon1.1, whole genome shotgun sequence includes the following:
- the LOC133133908 gene encoding CD276 antigen-like: protein MLKAAVMVAAHIQPCSLIWIITMAACAKTPDVHVTCIFSMDCILPCHFKPAEGEVIHWYRKKALVHSFYNGSDVLEQQDEHYRGRTFLFQGQFAQGNASLLLQRSGIEDKGRYRCHVRTALGDQESYTIAKVEAPIRTMQMTSPSGYEEVTCSSQDIYPAPQLFWSTDPPAPPGAIKPTTRKMADTLGLYSVESMQKRLGNLSDFTYICTLNSYYGTQTWSASLRERAIFSVSGKGLTIPCLVPMKFHNFTLTWTLTRASKTEVILTYDSLTRQISNRWKNKARLDPNLVLTGNGSLWLQNLEQSAQTETYTCAFSAFQIQQLVQNHVSFIAAIKGGNQSNLWIIAVVIAALALCTAGVILYAKQRGDHSQLSRTTEDATEIQHMMNEGGNNTQANNQAL, encoded by the exons ATGCTCAAAGCAGCAGTCATGGTAGCAGCACATATCCAACCCTGCTCTTTGATATGGATCATCACAATGGCAGCCTGTGCGAAGACTCCAG ATGTTCATGTGACCTGTATCTTCTCCATGGACTGTATATTACCATGTCATTTTAAACCTGCGGAAGGAGAGGTCATCCATTGGTACAGAAAGAAGGCCCTCGTTCACAGCTTCTACAATGGCAGTGACGTGCTGGAGCAGCAGGACGAGCATTACAGAGGCAGGACATTTCTCTTTCAGGGGCAGTTTGCCCAGGGCAATGCTTCATTGCTCCTTCAACGTAGTGGCATCGAAGACAAAGGCAGGTACAGGTGCCATGTCCGCACTGCACTGGGGGACCAGGAATCTTACACCATTGCAAAagtggaag CCCCCATAAGAACCATGCAGATGACCAGCCCCAGTGGGTACGAAGAGGTAACATGCTCATCTCAGGATATCTATCCTGCGCCACAGCTATTCTGGTCCACCGATCCACCCGCACCGCCCGGCGCAATAAAACCTACCACACGCAAAATGGCCGACACTCTGGGCCTGTACTCTGTGGAGAGCATGCAGAAGAGGCTGGGAAACCTTTCTGACTTCACCTACATCTGCACCCTGAACTCCTACTATGGCACACAGACGTGGAGTGCTTCACTAAGAGAAAGAG CAATCTTCAGTGTGTCTGGAAAGGGGCTGACAATCCCCTGCCTTGTTCCAATGAAGTTCCACAACTTCACTCTCACCTGGACCCTCACCAGAGCAAGTAAGACGGAGGTCATCCTCACGTACGACAGCCTGACCCGACAGATCTCCAACCGCTGGAAGAACAAAGCAAGATTGGACCCTAACCTGGTTCTGACAGGAAATGGATCCCTTTGGCTTCAGAACCTGGAGCAGTCAGCACAGACAGAAACCTACACCTGTGCATTTTCAGCCTTCCAAATCCAACAGCTTGTTCAAAACCATGTCAGCTTCATTGCAGCTATTAAAG GTGGAAACCAGTCAAACCTTTGGATCATTGCTGTTGTAATTGCAGCCTTGGCACTGTGCACTGCAGGCGTTATTCTCTATGCAAAACAAAGAG GTGACCACTCGCAACTAAGCAGGACCACAGAGGATGCCACAGAAATACAGCACATGATGAACG AAGGAGGCAATAACACACAGGCCAATAATCAAGCCTTGTGA